One region of Cydia fagiglandana chromosome 15, ilCydFagi1.1, whole genome shotgun sequence genomic DNA includes:
- the LOC134671486 gene encoding mitochondrial 2-oxodicarboxylate carrier — protein sequence MGDIEKLLKQAAMQIGAGGSAGFVEVCIMHPLDLVKTRLQLQATTTAIKSSDPHYYRGVFDCLKKMYTYEGVTSFWKGILPPILAETPKRATKFVTFEQTKRFFMFGSSTPTPLTFALAGLSAGVTEGILVNPFEVVKVTLQSNKSLATQVPSTWSVTRQIVRENGLGFKGLNKGITATIMRNGVFNMVYFGFYHSVKGYVPEYEDPLLEFGRKIAIGFTSGVLGSCVNIPFDVAKSRIQGPQPVPGVVKYRSTTGAIVMVYREEGFRALYKGLLPKVMRLGPGGAIMLVVYDYVYHYLDNRFK from the exons ATGGGAGATATAGAGAAACTTTTAAAACAAGCTGCAATGCAAATTGGGGCTGGTGGAAGTGCAGGATTCGTGGAAGTTTGTATAATGCATCCTTTGGATCTTGTCAAGACCAGGCTGCAACTGCAGGCAACAACTACAGCTATAAAGAGCTCTGATCCTCACTACTACAGAGGTGTATTCGACTGTTTAAAGAAGATGTACACATATGAGGGAGTGACTTCATTCTGGAAAGGTATCCTGCCCCCAATCCTGGCTGAAACTCCTAAGCGTGCAACAAAGTTTGTGACATTTGAGCAAACCAAAAGGTTTTTCATGTTTGGTTCCAGCACACCTACACCTTTA ACCTTTGCTTTAGCAGGCCTCAGCGCTGGCGTCACAGAAGGAATATTAGTAAACCCATTCGAAGTTGTCAAGGTCACGCTTCAATCTAACAAGTCGCTTGCCACACAAGTCCCTAGCACTTGGTCCGTAACGAGGCAAATAGTCCGAGAAAATGGCCTCGGGTTCAAAGGACTTAACAAAGGCATAACAGCTACTATTATGAGAAACGGCGTATTCAATATGGTTTATTTCGGATTCTACCATAGCGTCAAAGGTTATGTCCCTGAATACGAA GACCCTCTTCTGGAATTCGGTCGCAAAATTGCTATAGGTTTCACGTCTGGAGTGCTCGGGTCGTGTGTGAACATTCCCTTCGATGTGGCCAAGAGTCGAATCCAGGGTCCCCAGCCGGTCCCGGGGGTGGTCAAATACAGATCTACTACAGGGGCAATTGTTATGGTGTATCGAGAAGAAGG ATTCAGAGCCCTGTACAAAGGCCTACTGCCGAAGGTGATGCGTCTAGGCCCCGGTGGCGCTATCATGCTTGTTGTTTACGACTATGTATATCATTACTTAGACAATAGGTTTAAGTAA
- the LOC134671443 gene encoding uncharacterized protein LOC134671443, protein MEQMQTSTGQVLPHIVQVYQPTITDTKIQSRQIIHLSHPPLTSQSNVYQQTMSEPMHMPSQHIAHEISQIQTTQNLVMSCQQTHLQSLPLQGQMSSQVLQPSAPLQITSHVILPQAAMFKQHMLVNSVQQQYYSYEAYQKDEAFQKDCVAKVEPGLPAINDKQIECKPEELDITHHSIEIQIENITKRSRSLVPNPNQWACNVRKLKHQRGEAYISRRGKYVPERRVKNTKDCLKTCKYKCNERIDDTDREHIFKAFYSLNANEKKHFLLNTTERNYVKHSKLDADRKRKYSFKYFFLVRAVRYTVCKNFYLGTLAISQKPVYNVHLTKSEMNIPKPDGRGLNQASAHAMPQEIKDKVRNHILSFNTLDGKQIKQFSRKKQYLDPSLSIKQMYTMYFNECSKENAMPVKESMYRKIFKQEFNLHFKKTKDGQLCCRCKGPVKKKT, encoded by the exons ATGGAACaaatgcaaacttccaccggccaagtGCTCCCCCACATTGTGCAAGTCTACCAGCCGACTATAACGGATACCAAGATACAGAGCAGGCAGATAATCCACCTGTCTCACCCGCCACTCACTTCACAGAGCAATGTTTACCAACAAACCATGTCGGAGCCCATGCATATGCCTTCGCAGCATATCGCACATGAGATTAGTCAGATACAGACAACGCAGAACTTGGTGATGTCGTGTCAGCAGACTCATTTGCAAAGCCTGCCGTTGCAAG GGCAAATGTCTTCACAAGTCCTGCAACCATCGGCACCATTACAAATAACTTCCCACGTGATTCTACCGCAAGCAGCCATGTTTAAGCAGCATATGCTGGTGAACAGCGTGCAACAGCAGTATTATAGCTACGAGGCCTATCAGAAGGACGAGGCGTTCCAGAAGGATTGTGTGGCTAAAGTCGAGCCAGGCTTGCCGGCTATCAATGATAAACAGATAGA ATGCAAACCAGAAGAACTGGATATAACACATCACTCAATAGAAATCCAGATTGAAAACATAACCAAAAGGTCAAGAAGTTTGGTCCCTAACCCCAACCAATGGGCCTGTAACGTTAGAAAACTGAAGCACCAACGTGGAGAAGCCTATATCAGTCGCCGGGGCAAATATGTCCCGGAAAGACGGGTCAAAAACACCAAAGACTGCCTCAAAACCTGCAAATACAAATGTAACGAGAGAATCGATGATACAGACAGAGAACACATCTTCAAAGCATTCTATTCCTTAAACGCTAACGAAAAGAAGCACTTTTTGCTTAACACGACTGAAAGAAACTATGTAAAACATAGTAAGTTAGACGCTGATCGCAAAAGAAAGTAttcatttaaatatttcttcCTAGTTAGAGCTGTTAGGTACACAGTATGTAAGAATTTCTACTTAGGAACATTAGCTATATCTCAAAAGCCGGTCTACAACGTGCATTTAACTAAATCTGAGATGAACATTCCGAAGCCAGACGGTAGGGGTCTAAATCAGGCTAGTGCGCACGCTATGCCTCAAGAAATAAAAGATAAGGTAAGAAACCACATATTATCTTTCAACACATTAGATGGAAAGCAAATTAAACAGTTTTCTAGAAAAAAACAGTATCTAGATCCTAGTTTAAGCATAAAACAGATGTATACAATGTATTTTAATGAGTGTAGTAAAGAGAATGCTATGCCTGTGAAAGAGTCTATGTATAGGAAGATATTTAAACAGGAGTTTAATTTGCATTTTAAAAAGACGAAAGACGGTCAGCTGTGTTGTAGATGTAAAGGGCCAGTGAAAAAGAAAACATAG